In the Fibrobacter sp. UWEL genome, CAACTGCACCTTAAGATAGCTCAGACCAATTTTCATCATTCGCCAAAATCCAAGACCGCGAATGGTATTTCCGTTCAAGGTTACGGGGTAGTCGAAAAGTTTCCGCAGGAACAATATGCGACTCAGCCGACTACGGCAAAGCATGACCAAATCGTCTTTTTCTGGATGGGGTCCGTCCTTGGATTCCAGGGGAAGAATGTTCAGCCACCAGTCCATTACAGCATCGCTCTTGCTGAAGAATCGATGGCCACCAATATCCATTCTGTTGCCTTTGTAGCAAGCCGTCCGGGAGATTCCGCCAATTGTATTTTCTGCTTCGAAGATTACAGGCTTTACATTTGTGGTGCGAAGTAATTCCAATGCGGCGGTCAAGCCTGCAGGCCCGGCACCTGCGATGATAGCAATTTTTTGGGATTCATTTTCAGTGGTCATGTCAATCCTTTTTTTCTCGGAACAAGGTCAGCTTTCGCACTCCGAAGTTCCACATCAAAACAACTGCCGCGGCGATCATCTTGGAAATCATTTCCTGCCCATGGAGCGAGTCCACCAGGAAAACCATCAACAGTTCGTTAAGCGCAACACCTGCAAAACCAATCACGGCGAATACGGCAAACTCTGCAGACTTGCGCATTTCAAGCCTGCGTTTACAATCCGAGAAAACCCACCTGACGCTAAGGGCATAGTTGAGTACCAGACCAGCAACCAATCCGATGAAATTCGCAAGCAGATAATGCAAGCCTAGAACATACAGGCAAAAAGCGAATAGCCCAAAATCCACTAGAAAGGCAAATCCACCCACTAGTAAGTAACGTGCTAGTTGCGCTAGCACTCCTTTTATTTCAACCATAATGTTATCGTTTAGTTTTTACAGCAGAGAAGACTTAAACCATTCTCCGTAAGAAATAGCATTTGTGCTCGGACTGTAACTACC is a window encoding:
- a CDS encoding GtrA family protein, which codes for MVEIKGVLAQLARYLLVGGFAFLVDFGLFAFCLYVLGLHYLLANFIGLVAGLVLNYALSVRWVFSDCKRRLEMRKSAEFAVFAVIGFAGVALNELLMVFLVDSLHGQEMISKMIAAAVVLMWNFGVRKLTLFREKKD